The proteins below are encoded in one region of Pleuronectes platessa chromosome 14, fPlePla1.1, whole genome shotgun sequence:
- the c14h2orf69 gene encoding mitochondrial protein C2orf69 homolog → MTSVAATSSDPPGLRAAASRDACSVSPLQRLPAVPGDSPSRVNDLLLLRPHMQNQGDPEPEEKSSRHVVFFHGDIQNFQEEMAVQPEGALWLSWSLEQVAFTLGRRFPDQHVWVVRASRMYLHKFSCYRNFVESNMFGAPEYSPNFGAFRHLRALLSNGMERANLPNPLQPQGGADSIPSEFSLMLVGFSKGCVVLNQMLYELGGARDDPQMSPFIKCLSAMYWLDGGHPGGSETWVTDKRVLKELAASGVSIHAHVTPYEVCDPMRAWVGREHGHFIKTLEEFGACPSNKLHFEEEQPSIENHFRVIQEF, encoded by the exons ATGACCTCTGTAGCAGCGACATCCTCCGATCCTCCGGGGCTGCGAGCAGCGGCAAGCCGAGATGCGTGCTCCGTGAGCCCGCTGCAGAGGCTGCCTGCGGTGCCTGGAGACTCCCCGAGCCGAGTGaacgacctgctgctgctgcggcctCATATGCAAAACCAGGGGGACCCCGAaccagaggagaagagcagcaggcatgttgtgtttttccacGGAGATATACAG AACTTCCAAGAGGAGATGGCCGTGCAGCCTGAGGGAGCTCTGTGGCTCTCCTGGAGTCTGGAGCAGGTGGCCTTCACTCTGGGCAGACGGTTCCCCGACCAACACGTTTGGGTGGTCAGAGCCTCACGCATGTATCTCCACAAGTTCAGCTGCTACCGCAACTTTGTGGAGAGCAACATGTTCGGGGCACCAGAGTACTCACCTAACTTTGGAGCGTTTCGACATCTCAG GGCTCTATTGAGCAACGGCATGGAGCGAGCCAACCTTCCAAACCCCCTCCAGCCACAAGGAGGTGCTGATAGCATCCCCTCAGAGTTTTCACTGATGCTTGTTGGCTTCAGCAAAGGCTGCGTGGTGCTGAACCAGATGTTGTACGAGCTGGGCGGGGCCCGCGATGACCCGCAGATGTCCCCTTTCATTAAATGCCTCTCTGCCATGTACTGGTTGGACGGTGGCCACCCGGGGGGCAGTGAGACCTGGGTGACAGACAAGCGGGTGCTGAAGGAGCTCGCTGCCAGTGGGGTGTCAATTCACGCCCATGTAACCCCTTATGAGGTGTGTGACCCGATGCGGGCCTGGGTGGGCCGCGAGCATGGACACTTCATCAAAACCCTGGAGGAGTTTGGGGCCTGTCCGAGTAACAagctgcactttgaggaagagCAGCCCTCCATCGAGAACCACTTCAGGGTCATCCAGGAGTTTTGA